A region of Coturnix japonica isolate 7356 chromosome 15, Coturnix japonica 2.1, whole genome shotgun sequence DNA encodes the following proteins:
- the RFLNA gene encoding refilin-A produces the protein MVGHLQLQGMDESLKEKSREGLLDSPDSGLPPSPSPPFYSLSPGGGAGADPPTPGQRREAKDGRGMPYLLLNPSVSEIRPRMYPVFFGESIEVNPEPVQEIRCNSEVKYDSEKHYRDDIIYGPIPTVTTYSETVIAAPNCTWRNYKSQLIFEPRQKPLRFQSTTIIFPKRAKNIYRTTLNYSLGCAKRWFSSSVQLELCEETSPCVTYSETL, from the exons ATGGTAGGGCACCTCCAGCTGCAAGGGATGGACGAGAGCCTGAAGGAGAAGAGCCGGGAAGGCTTGTTGGACAGCCCGGACTcggggctgccccccagccccagccccccTTTCTACTCCCTCTCGCCCGGGGGCGGCGCCGGCGCGGACCCCCCGACCCCGGGGCAGCGGCGCGAGGCCAAGGACGGCAGAGGG ATGCCTTACCTGCTCCTGAACCCGTCCGTGTCGGAGATAAGACCTCGAATGTACCCTGTGTTTTTTGGAGAAAGCATTGAGGTCAACCCTGAGCCCGTGCAGGAAATTAG GTGTAATTCCGAGGTGAAGTATGACTCTGAGAAGCATTACAGGGATGACATCATCTACGGCCCCATCCCCACCGTCACCACCTACAGTGAGACAGTCATTGCTGCACCCAATTGCACCTGGCGGAACTACAAGTCCCAGCTGATCTTTGAACCCCGCCAGAAGCCACTGAGGTTTCAGAGCACGACCATCATTTTTCCTAAGCGTGCCAAGAACATTTACCGGACCACCCTCAACTACAGCTTGGGCTGTGCCAAGCGCTGGTTTTCTTCCAGCGTGCAGCTGGAACTCTGCGAGGAAACCAGCCCATGCGTCACCTACAGTGAGACCCTCTGA